DNA sequence from the Parasphaerochaeta coccoides DSM 17374 genome:
TCCCTGAAAAATTCTGAAAACCTTGATTTGTCTTCCTTTGAAGACGTGAAGCGTGATATGGATGTTCTTTTCCTTGAGCGGGCGCTGGAAGTTGCGGGAGACAATCAGAAGACCGCGGCAAGCCTGCTGGGATTGACATATGATCAGTTCCGTGGGTTGTACCGGAAATACAGGAAGAAAGGTTCTGCGTAAGAGGATAAAAATATCCCCATCTTGGTAAGACGGGGATAATTTATCTACTTAATCCTTTTTCAGGCTATCATTGAAGCATCATCAATAATTTCCGCGAACAGGCTCCGGTTCCATCAGCAATGCTGCCAGCAGGTAGCAGAAGGCCACAGGAAAGAAAGCAGTGCTTGCCGCCAGAATGATGACGCCGACCCTGACAACCCAGACGGGAAGCTCCGCCCATGTAGCTATTCCTTGGCAGACTCCCAGAATAAGCCCGTAGCGGGACCGATACAGCTTCCGTCCTTCATGACCATACCGGCTGTTCCTGTAATATCTCATGGGTCACTCCTTGACATCTTCAGGCTGCGGGCTCTTGTCCGCGCCTTTCTTTGGTGCGGGGGCAGGGGTAATGGCAGCTTTCAGGCGTGCCAATTCCTTCTCCACTTCATCATCTGCTTCCATCTGGGCAAAGGAAGCATCTGGTGTCCGTGCCGAGGACTCCCAGCTGGTCACTTCGGCATCGGCTTCCATCCGTTCGATTTTCTGTTCCATTGCATTGAAACGCTCTATGATGCTGGTTCCGTCTGTCTCCGCAAGGACGCGGGCGACCTCTTTTTTCTGCTTGGCGCGGTCGGTGCGTGTCACGAATGAACGTTTCTTGTCCCTGATTTCCTGGAGCTTGGACGTCATTTTCTCAAGCTGTTCCTTCTGGGAAGCAATGATTGACTCAAGTTGCGCAATCTCCTGCCGCACTACTGAACTGCGTTCCATCTGACGCTTTTTTTCAGTGAGGGCTTCACGAGCCAGGTCGTCACGTCCTTTGTCTACGGCCAGACGCGCGCGGGTTTCCCAACGCTCGATGGTCTCGTCAATGACTTTAGCTTCCCGACGGATGTCGGTGGCCTGGGCGGTCGTTGCGACGATGGCGGTCTGCAACTCGACTTTCTTGTCCTCAAGCTCGTTAATCATGAGAGCAATCATCTTTTCCGGATCCTCAATCTTGTCCAGGGCGGAATTGACGTGTGATGTGATGATGTTCTTCAACCGTGAAAAAGTCTTCATGTATGTTCCTCCGTTCACTTTTTAATTATGCAGCAGGCGCGAGCATTCTTGTGATGCCATTTACAATGCATGAAGCGTGCCAACTTTTTTCAAAAGACGGGAAACATGGCGATAGGGACGGAATTTCATGGATTTTCTTCTGTTTTCTTCTTTTTCTCTTTCGTTTTGATGAGGGCTTGATGACAAAATGGTAAAATTTACCATCAGGAAAGACGTTAATGGCACAGGATGCTTCTTGTATGCCGGTACAGGAGAGTGTAGACTGCCTCCATGAACACGCTGTTTATTGTAGCGACACCCATCGGGAACTTGGACGACATCACTCTCAGGGCGCTTGATGTCCTGCGCACTGTCGATGTCATCGCGTGCGAGGATACCCGCCATACCGGGAACCTGCTGAACAAGTTCTCCATTTCCAAGCGTCTGATATCCACGCATGCCCGCAATGAGGAAGAATCCGCCAAGGGCATCATATCTTTGCTTGGGGAAGGCAAGGACATTGCCTATGTGAGTGATGCCGGGACTCCGGGTATCAGTGACCCCGGTTCCCGGTTGGTGCGGGCAGTGAGGGATGCTGGTTTCCCTGTTGTGCCGATACCCGGCGTTTCCGCTCTTGCTACCTTGGTTTCGGCGTCAGGACTGGTAGGCCGTTCATTCTCCTTTGATGGGTTTCCCAGTACCCGGAGCGGACGTCGCGCGGCACGTCTTGAGGAGCTTGTCTCACGGGGGGAGCCTTTCATCCTGTATGAGTCGCCTTTCCGCATTGTCAAGCTGCTCGATGAACTGGCAGCCCTCGCACCGCAGGCGGAAATTGTCCTTGGCCGTGAAATGACCAAAATCCATGAGGAATTTCTTCATGGCACAGCTTCCGGCCTGGCTGGAATCCTTCGCGCAAGGCCATCCATCAAAGGAGAGTTTGCCGTGATTGTCCGACCTGTGCAGGAGGAAGACGCGCATGATGACGATTCGCAAACTTGAGACTTTGGGGGCGCGGACACGGCTGAACAAATGTGCTTTGATTTTCCATGACATCGCCCGTTCCGTCCACGGAGGTTCGGACATTGATGACATGTCCTATATCCAGTCGATTTTCAACCTGGTTTTGTCCTCTCATCTTGTTTCCGACACATCCAGGGAACGGCTTGGTCTTCTCTCCGTGCGTTCGCGCCATCAGAAGGGGAAGGATTTGGCGACCACGCTGCTCGATGCCTCCCATCTCCTGCTGACGACTCTTGGCGCGGAGCCTTCGGAATGGGATTTCATCTCTGTGGACGGAGGATTGGATACCGGTCGCAGGGAGATACGTCCCTTCACGGTCATTCTGGACAGGATTCGCTCTCCTTATAACATAGGAGCTCTGTTCCGTACCGCCGACTCTTTCGGCGTGAAGGAAATCATTCTGATTGAGGGCTGCGCAAGTCCCCTGCATACCCGCGCCAAACGTACCGCACGGGGGTGTACCGAGACTGTAGATTGGAGCATGATGGATGAGGAATCCGTCATCGATCTGATACACAGACGCAAGGTTCCGGTGTTTGCCCTTGAGACGGGAGGGGTCAATATAGCAGGGTTCCCTTTTCCTCCGGAAGGCATCATGGTGGTCGGCAATGAAGAATTTGGTGTCAGTCCCGCCCTATTGCGTGCTTGCCAGGAGTCTGCGGGAAGATTGTCACTGCTCCAGGCAGGAACCAAGGCGTCACTGAATGTATCCGTGGCCTTCGGTATTGTGATGCATGCATGGTTCACAGCTTGATACCGCCTGACAGAACACGACAAAGAAGCGGTAACGGTGTCCTGATGTGTCTTGATTCCTGGAGTGTCTTGATTCCTGGTGTGGCGTGATGTCGCTCAAGTTCCAGTCTTGGAAAGCTCGTAAAGCTTGCGCAGCCTGTCTTCTATGGCTTTGTTGGCGGAATTGACCGGGAATGTTCCCTTGGCGTTTTGCTCTCCGGCTATTCTGTTTGTCAGGATTTCCATGCCCTCATCAATGGTTTCGATGGGGTAGAGATGGAACGTGTGCTGCGCTATGGCGTCAAGCACCGCATACGGAAGAACCAGGGCAGAGATGTTTTGACGGGGGATGATGACCCCTTGGTGTCCTGTTAGTCCCATCTTCTGACATACGGAGAAAAAGCCGCCGATTTTTTCGTTGATGCCGCCCACCGGCTGTATTTCACCCATCTGGTTGACCGAGCCGGTCACGGCAATGTCCTGTCTCAGGGGAATCTCCCCGATGGCGGAGAGCAGGGCGAACAACTCTGATGATGAGGCACTGTCTCCATCGACTTCCGCGTAAGACTGCTCAAAGCAGATACCGGCGTAGAGGGAAAGGGGAAAGGTGCGGGCATAGCGTTTGCGGAGATACCCCTCCAATATAAGCAGCCCCTTGTCGTGGATTTCCCCGCTCAGCCCCGCTTCGTGTTCAATGTTCACGATGCCCTCGTTTCCGGGAGCCACGGTGGCGGTAATCACGGCAGGGGTTCCAAAGGACGCCAGGCCACGATCCATCACGGCCAGTCCGTTCACTACGCCAATCTTGGAGCCCGTGAGGGCTATGACCATTTCGCCGGAGATGATTTCCTGGGTGATGCGGTTCTCCATCACGCTTGAGATATAATCTCTCTCATTTGAGGCGGTGATGACGGCGGGAGCCGTGATTTCCTTCTCTCCGGAGAAACGCGCCCAGTAATCCGCCTCCTGAAGGAGGTCTCCCAGGAAGGAGAGCTGAGTCGTCAGTTCGCCACGATGTTCTACATGCCATGCGCTGAACCGGAGAGTTTCCGCTATCGCGGCGTCATCCGGCGGCAGAAGTTTCTTTTCTTCCACGTGCCGACGCAGGAAAGCGATGGTTCCTGTGATGTTTTCCTCGGTGGCCGGCATGGAATAGTCGAACTGAGCGGATATCTTGAACAACTTGAGGAAAGAGGCATCTGATTCGCAGAGCTTGTCATAGGTTTCTTCACTGCCTATCAGGATGATTTTTACCGGAAGGGGGACGGGTTCCGGCCTGATGAGCGAGCCGACGGGAAGTCCGTAGGCATTGCCGTCCTTCATGGAGAAAGTCGTCATGGCAAGAAAACGCTTGAGTGCTTCCCAAAGATTCGGTTCACTCAGGATATCATCGGCGGTTGCCACCCAGAAGCCTCCGGACGCCTGGAGCAGACTTCCGGCTTTGACCGACTGGTGGGGGAGCTGCGTTTTGCCATCAGCAGGTGAAACAGCTCCGAATACATTGGCATAGGATGGATGCGGTTCCTCAACGAAGGGGCGTTTATCCTGACCAGCACGGTTTACCACCAGGTTCGGCAGGCATTGGGAGCAGATGGTTTCCCTTTCTTCCTTGTCATCATCGGTAGGTAAGACGAATATTTTCGGATTCATATGGATGGTCTGGCGAACCCGTTCCAGAAAGAGCCGGGTTTCGGGGTATTTTCCGACCGCACTGTCTATGAGCTTGTCCGTTTCTTTCAGGAATGACGCGGTGGAATCTTCTGTCTCCGCCTCACCGTTCCTTTCCGCCGCACGAAGGAAAGCGGCAAGGTTTTTCATTTCCGCCAGGAATTTTTCCCCTGTACCGGGAGAGAATAGTACTACGGAAGGAGAGTCCGGGACATCGAAGCAATGTACATACACAATGTCCTTGAGATGGCGGGTGTCATGGGAAAGCTGTTGTGCAATCATCCTCACCGCGGTATGGCGGCCTGAACCCGGCTCCCCGCTGACAAAGATATTGTAGCCATCCGCTTCAACCGCCATGCCCATGGCAAGGGCACGCGACGCTCTTGGCTGTCCGACAAGAAGGCTGTCCACAGCGGGGAGAGGAGTCCGGGCTATGGAAGGGGGATAGGAGAATGCCGCCTCTTGGAAGGACAGCTCTTTGATGTTCACAGGAATTACACCCATGGCACAGACTATAGGTGGTGGAACAAAGCCTGTCAATTCTCTATACTTTCTCCTATGAAACTGACAGAGATGGTGAAAGTACTCGATGCAGAGCTTGATATCGCTTCCTTTGCGGCTGTGGACATAGCCCTGAACGGATTGCAGGTCGGCTCCCATGAGAAGGAAGTGAAAAAGGTCGCCTTGGCCGTGGATGCTTCGCTGGCTACTTTCAAAGCCGCTGCATCTTGGGGCGCGGATGCCATCATGGTGCATCATGGCTTGTTTTGGGGACAGCCGCTGGCCCTGACCGGGGCTCATCATGACAGGGTGAAGTTCCTTATGGACAACGACATTGCCCTGTATGCCGCGCATCTTCCTTTGGACGCTCATCCGACGCTGGGAAACAATGCCTGCATTGCCCGGAAGTTGGGAATAGACCGGCCTGTGCCGTTCGGCCTCTACAAAGGCGTGCGCATTGGCTTCAAGGGGATTCTGGCAACTCCTGTGGAAGCGGATGAAATAGCCGCCCGACTGGGATATGATGAAAGCACCGGATTGAAGATACTTACTTTCGGGCCACGGAAAATACGGTCGATTGGAATTGTCAGCGGTGGCGCGGCGGATGATGTGCATGATGCCTTGGCTGATGGATTGGATGCCTTTCTCACCGGAGAAGCGCTTCATCAGGTATACCACGATTGCATGGAAAATGGCATTACCATGATTTGCGGGGGGCATTATGCTACGGAGACCTTGGGCGTACAGGCTGTCGGTCATTTTCTTGCCGAAGGCTATGGTGTGGATGCGAGCTTCATTGCCATCC
Encoded proteins:
- a CDS encoding PspC domain-containing protein, which produces MRYYRNSRYGHEGRKLYRSRYGLILGVCQGIATWAELPVWVVRVGVIILAASTAFFPVAFCYLLAALLMEPEPVRGNY
- a CDS encoding PspA/IM30 family protein → MKTFSRLKNIITSHVNSALDKIEDPEKMIALMINELEDKKVELQTAIVATTAQATDIRREAKVIDETIERWETRARLAVDKGRDDLAREALTEKKRQMERSSVVRQEIAQLESIIASQKEQLEKMTSKLQEIRDKKRSFVTRTDRAKQKKEVARVLAETDGTSIIERFNAMEQKIERMEADAEVTSWESSARTPDASFAQMEADDEVEKELARLKAAITPAPAPKKGADKSPQPEDVKE
- the rsmI gene encoding 16S rRNA (cytidine(1402)-2'-O)-methyltransferase; translation: MNTLFIVATPIGNLDDITLRALDVLRTVDVIACEDTRHTGNLLNKFSISKRLISTHARNEEESAKGIISLLGEGKDIAYVSDAGTPGISDPGSRLVRAVRDAGFPVVPIPGVSALATLVSASGLVGRSFSFDGFPSTRSGRRAARLEELVSRGEPFILYESPFRIVKLLDELAALAPQAEIVLGREMTKIHEEFLHGTASGLAGILRARPSIKGEFAVIVRPVQEEDAHDDDSQT
- a CDS encoding TrmH family RNA methyltransferase, with the translated sequence MMTIRKLETLGARTRLNKCALIFHDIARSVHGGSDIDDMSYIQSIFNLVLSSHLVSDTSRERLGLLSVRSRHQKGKDLATTLLDASHLLLTTLGAEPSEWDFISVDGGLDTGRREIRPFTVILDRIRSPYNIGALFRTADSFGVKEIILIEGCASPLHTRAKRTARGCTETVDWSMMDEESVIDLIHRRKVPVFALETGGVNIAGFPFPPEGIMVVGNEEFGVSPALLRACQESAGRLSLLQAGTKASLNVSVAFGIVMHAWFTA
- a CDS encoding Lon protease family protein, giving the protein MTGFVPPPIVCAMGVIPVNIKELSFQEAAFSYPPSIARTPLPAVDSLLVGQPRASRALAMGMAVEADGYNIFVSGEPGSGRHTAVRMIAQQLSHDTRHLKDIVYVHCFDVPDSPSVVLFSPGTGEKFLAEMKNLAAFLRAAERNGEAETEDSTASFLKETDKLIDSAVGKYPETRLFLERVRQTIHMNPKIFVLPTDDDKEERETICSQCLPNLVVNRAGQDKRPFVEEPHPSYANVFGAVSPADGKTQLPHQSVKAGSLLQASGGFWVATADDILSEPNLWEALKRFLAMTTFSMKDGNAYGLPVGSLIRPEPVPLPVKIILIGSEETYDKLCESDASFLKLFKISAQFDYSMPATEENITGTIAFLRRHVEEKKLLPPDDAAIAETLRFSAWHVEHRGELTTQLSFLGDLLQEADYWARFSGEKEITAPAVITASNERDYISSVMENRITQEIISGEMVIALTGSKIGVVNGLAVMDRGLASFGTPAVITATVAPGNEGIVNIEHEAGLSGEIHDKGLLILEGYLRKRYARTFPLSLYAGICFEQSYAEVDGDSASSSELFALLSAIGEIPLRQDIAVTGSVNQMGEIQPVGGINEKIGGFFSVCQKMGLTGHQGVIIPRQNISALVLPYAVLDAIAQHTFHLYPIETIDEGMEILTNRIAGEQNAKGTFPVNSANKAIEDRLRKLYELSKTGT
- a CDS encoding Nif3-like dinuclear metal center hexameric protein, whose amino-acid sequence is MVKVLDAELDIASFAAVDIALNGLQVGSHEKEVKKVALAVDASLATFKAAASWGADAIMVHHGLFWGQPLALTGAHHDRVKFLMDNDIALYAAHLPLDAHPTLGNNACIARKLGIDRPVPFGLYKGVRIGFKGILATPVEADEIAARLGYDESTGLKILTFGPRKIRSIGIVSGGAADDVHDALADGLDAFLTGEALHQVYHDCMENGITMICGGHYATETLGVQAVGHFLAEGYGVDASFIAIPTGL